A window of the Lactuca sativa cultivar Salinas chromosome 7, Lsat_Salinas_v11, whole genome shotgun sequence genome harbors these coding sequences:
- the LOC111878383 gene encoding uncharacterized protein LOC111878383 yields the protein MTDKRIRVSWKSELVDKTFLEACIQELTSNGREGSGLKASSWAVVAEKLKTDHNFIVDKKQMKNRYDYLKAKYAVWLKLKNKTRNIYNPVTNFFNMTNKEWEAEAKLNKYVDKLRNAPLLCPELCTQLFDGTTSTGVHSWGPSLTLPHPNETFSTHDFEDTEMYEPAPHADTPSSTVPQPTSEESSGRTKNKGGKRNVPKDTTLDDELKEVGREFIKAAQGFTEANNLDKEMDACMAKLTSLE from the exons ATGACGGATAAAAGAATTAGGGTTAGTTGGAAGTCGGAATTGGTGGACAAAACTTTTTTGGAAGCATGTATACAAGAATTAACAAGCAATGGTCGGGAGGGTAGTGGCCTAAAAGCAAGCTCATGGGCTGTGGTCGCGGAGAAATTGAAAACAGATCATAATTTTATTGTCgacaaaaaacaaatgaaaaaccgATACGACTATTTAAAAGCAAAGTATGCAGTGTGGTTAAAACTTAAAAACAAAACAAGAAATATTTATAATCCCGTAACAAATTTTTTTAACATGACTAATAAAGAATGGGAAGCAGAAGCGAag TTGAACAAGTATGTAGATAAGCTGAGAAATGCACCCCTCCTTTGCCctgaactttgtacccaactattTGATGGTACGACCTCGACCGGTGTTCACAGTTGGGGTCCATCTTTGACACTACCTCATCCCAATGAAACCTTCAGTACACATGATTTTGAGGATACAGAGATGTATGAGCCAGCACCTCATGCAGATACCCCAAGCTCAACAGTACCTCAACCTACTAGTGAGGAATCATCTGGGCGGACAAAAAACAAGGGGGGCAAACGAAATGTTCCTAAAGATACCACACTTGATGATGAGTTGAAAGAAGTTGGAAGAGAATTTATCAAGGCTGCACAAGGATTCACGGAAGCAAATAATCTTGACAAGGAGATGGATGCTTGTATGGCGAAGTTGACAAGCTTGGAATAG
- the LOC128127332 gene encoding uncharacterized protein LOC128127332, whose translation MQIFPKAIGALYGTLVHVVVSVDQQTRYRRRGKCECYQNVIGICNFDMIFTFVWAGWEGMAHDSKVLKEVAFNPTSGFPFPPPDKYYLCDAAYTNTRGFMAPYRNTRKYNIEVELFTNFEQNTMVTPNVGGGGNEGQNIEDIEWGSEAVDYMTTLRDQIANQLLSNGSR comes from the exons ATGCAGATATTTCCCAAAGCAATAGGTGCACTATATGGAACACTTGTACATGTAGTTGTGTCTGTTGATCAACAAACTCGTTATAGGAGAAGAGGAAAATGTGAATGTTATCAAAATGTAATTggaatttgtaattttgatatgatattcacctttgtATGGGCTGGATGGGAGGGCATGGCACATGATTctaaagttttgaaagaagttgcatttaaCCCGACTTCCGGATTTCCATTCCCTCCACCAG ataaatattacctttgtgatgccGCATACACCAACACCCGTGGATTTATGGCTCCCTACCGCAatactag gaaatacaatATTGAAGTTGAATTATTTACGAACTTTGAACAAAACACTATGGTTACTCCTAACGTGGGTGGTGGAGGAAATGAGGGTCAAAACATAGAAGACATAGAATGGGGTTCAGAAGCCGTTGACTATATGACTACTTTGCGTGACCAGATTGCTAATCAGTTACTTTCAAATGGTTCACGTTAA
- the LOC111878398 gene encoding uncharacterized protein LOC111878398, with translation MTANKYDADREDSNSNDIKGKVDPAKPASLTWNRKLNTDAIPLSQFGIKVSEVIRLAPLIYRLWLWLREDASKGNGNGTFVDPFKKHYFSSCYGVPLGGIGAGSIGRTYKGEFLRWQLFPKLCEDKPVLANQFSIFVSRPNGNKTSTVLCPPNPKLLKESSVDGIGSWDWNFSGEKSTYHALYPRAWTVYDGEPDPDLKIVCRQISPIIPHNYKESSLPVAVFTYTLSNTGNTDADVTLLFTWENSVGGSSGLSGHHSNSKMTVKDGVHGVLLHHRTADGQSPLTFAIAAQETNHVHISECPSFITSGKSKGFTAKDMWNEIKKNGSFDDLDSSQLPMASEPKSCIGAAIAASVTIPSQAVRTVTFSLAWDCPELVFPTRTYHRRYTQFYGTHGDAAEKIAHDAILEHGNWEAQIEAWQQPILEDKRLPEWYPITLFNELYYLNSGGTIWTDGLGPVQNPRSINNGNITHESDNDDNVLEKITSVREEIHIPTSKNSAFGTNLLQEGEENIGQFLYYEGIEYHMCNTYDVHFYASFALIMLFPKLELSLQRDFAASVLMHDPRKMNLLSDGTWVPRKALGAVPHDIGMIDPWFEVNFYNVFNTDQWKDLNPKFVLQAYRNVVATGDKIFAKAVWPSVYIAMAYMEQFDKDEDGMIENEGFPDQTFDTWSVSGVSAYSGGLWVAALQAASAMAGVVGDKGYEEYFWAKFLKARSVYDKLWNGSYFNYDDSNGRASSSIQAIQLAGQWYTRACGLSPIVDEEKAKSALEKIYNFNVLKVNNGKRGAINGMLPTGEPDTSCMQSREIWTGVTYAVAAGMLHEDMINTAFHTASGVYETAWSEEGSGYSFQTPEAWNSNGKYRSLTYMRPLAIWAMQWALTQPKGPNQETKPDVKPESLLRQHAGYTEVACVLKLPKEQDTRSILQKMFDYACKR, from the exons ATGACAGCAAATAAATATGATGCTGATAGAGAAGATTCTAATTCGAATGATATCAAG gGTAAGGTCGATCCAGCAAAACCAGCATCTCTTACATGGAATAGGAAACTAAACACCGACGCAATTCCCCTTTCACAGTTTGGCATAAAGGTCTCAGAAGTAATTCGTCTG GCTCCATTAATATATCGCTTATGGCTTTGGTTACGAGAAGATGCTTCAAAGGGAAACGGAAAT GGAACTTTTGTGGACCCTTTCAAGAAACACTACTTTTCTTCTTGTTATGGTGTTCCTTTAGGTGGTATTGG TGCAGGTAGCATTGGAAGGACATATAAAGGCGAATTTTTGCGTTGGCAACTCTTTCCTAAATTATGTGAAGATAAACCAGTTTTAGCAAATCAATTTTCT ATATTTGTCTCACGACCAAATGGAAACAAGACCTCCACTGTCCTCTGCCCACCAAACCCAAAACTGCTAAA AGAGAGTTCGGTTGATGGGATTGGATCTTGGGACTGGAATTTCAGTGGAGAGAAATCTACATACCATGCATTATACCCAAGGGCTTGGACAGTTTATGATG GTGAACCTGATCCTGACCTCAAAATAGTTTGTCGTCAGATTTCCCCAATTATCCCTCATAATTATAAAGAAAGCAGCCTTCCTGTAGCAGTATTTACTTACACA CTGTCAAACACCGGAAACACAGATGCAGATGTCACTTTGCTATTTACATGGGAG AATTCTGTTGGTGGATCCTCTGGATTATCTGGTCATCATTCCAATTCAAAAATGAc GGTGAAAGATGGCGTTCATGGTGTACTCCTACATCACAG GACTGCAGATGGGCAATCCCCGTTAACATTTGCTATTGCAGCACAAGAAACAAACCATGTTCACATTTCAGAGTGCCCTTCCTTCATAACATCTGGAAAGTCCAAGGGTTTCACAGCAAAAGACATGTGGAATGAAATTAAAAAG AATGGTTCGTTTGATGACCTTGATTCCTCTCAACTACCAATGGCTTCAGAGCCAAAGTCATGTATAGGTGCAGCTATTGCAGCTTCTGTGACCATACCATCTCAGGCTGTGCGTACTGTCACCTTCTCATTGGCATGGGACTGTCCGGAACTTGTCTTTCCAACCAGGACTTACCATAG GCGTTACACCCAATTTTATGGCACTCATGGGGATGCTGCTGAAAAAATCGCACATGATGCTATTCTTG AACATGGTAATTGGGAGGCCCAGATAGAAGCATGGCAACAGCCTATCCTTGAAGACAAGAGGCTTCCTGAATG GTACCCAATCACTCTTTTCAATGAATTATATTATCTCAACTCAGGGGGCACAATCTGGACAG ATGGACTAGGTCCAGTACAGAACCCCCGGAGTATTAATAATGGTAATATAACTCATGAATCCGACAATGATGATAATGTTCTTGAAAAAATCACTTCAGTCCGTGAAGAAATCCATATACCAACATCAAAAAACTCAGCATTCGGTACAAATCTtctccaagaaggagaagaaaacaTCGGTCAATTTCTGTATTACGAAGGAATAGAATACCACATGTGTAACACATACGACGTCCATTTCTACGCATCATTCGCCCTAATCATGCTTTTCCCCAAACTCGAACTCAGCCTCCAACGCGACTTCGCAGCTTCTGTCCTGATGCACGATCCTCGTAAAATGAATCTTTTATCCGATGGGACGTGGGTCCCACGAAAAGCCCTAGGTGCTGTCCCACATGATATCGGAATGATCGATCCTTGGTTTGAAGTTAACTTCTATAACGTCTTCAATACGGATCAATGgaaagatctaaaccctaaatttgtCCTCCAAGCTTACAGAAACGTGGTGGCTACCGGAGATAAGATTTTTGCGAAAGCTGTTTGGCCTTCGGTTTATATTGCAATGGCGTACATGGAGCAGTTTGATAAGGATGAAGATGGGATGATTGAAAATGAAGGGTTCCCTGATCAGACGTTTGATACGTGGTCGGTTTCGGGTGTTAGTGCGTATTCTGGTGGGCTGTGGGTGGCGGCGTTGCAGGCGGCGTCTGCTATGGCTGGTGTAGTTGGTGATAAGGGGTATGAGGAGTATTTTTGGGCCAAGTTTTTGAAAGCGAGGAGTGTGTATGACAAGCTGTGGAATGGTTCTTACTTTAACTATGATGACAGTAATGGGAGGGCAAGTTCGTCAATTCAAGCTATCCAATTGGCTGGACAGTG GTATACTCGAGCATGTGGGCTTTCTCCGATTGTTGATGAAGAAAAGGCGAAAAGTGCATTGGAGAAGATTTACAACTTCAATGTTTTAAAAGTGAACAATGGGAAGCGTGGAGCTATTAATGGGATGCTACCCACTGGAGAACCTGATACCTCATGTATGCAATCAAGAGAAATTTGGACCGGAGTCACTTATGCAGTTGCTGCTGGCATGCTTCATGAAGACATGATCAACACCGCTTTCCACACTGCAAGTGGTGTGTATGAAACCGCTTGGTCTGAAGAGGGATCTGG TTATTCTTTCCAAACCCCAGAAGCTTGGAACAGTAATGGGAAATACAGATCTCTAACTTACATGCGGCCTTTGGCGATTTGGGCTATGCAATGGGCCTTAACACAACCTAAAGGGCCTAATCAAGAAACGAAGCCTGATGTAAAGCCCGAATCTCTCCTCAGGCAACATGCCGGATATACAGAAGTGGCTTGTGTACTAAAGTTGCCAAAGGAGCAAGACACGAGAAGCATCTTGCAGAAAATGTTCGACTATGCTTGTAAAAGATGA